From a region of the Dictyostelium discoideum AX4 chromosome 2 chromosome, whole genome shotgun sequence genome:
- a CDS encoding DNA-binding HORMA domain-containing protein produces MQAAVASKTNISLKGSTEIVTEFFSYSINTILFQRGLYPPESFTRVAKYGLPILVTNDQSLKDYLDNVLKQLSEWLLSGDVQKLVLVITDIVTKEVLERWVFDVTTDIPKEGEAPRQKPEKEIMNEIQAIIRQITASVTFLPLLPNACTFDLLVYTSKDLAVPQKWEESDPKFITNSQQVKLRSFTTTIHKVESMVAYKISND; encoded by the exons atgcaAGCTGCAGTAGCAtctaaaacaaatatttcattaaaagGTTCAACAGAGATTGTAACTGAATTTTTTT cATATAGTATAAATACAATTCTATTTCAAAGAGGATTATATCCACCAGAATCATTTACAAGAGTTGCAAAATATGGATTACCAATATTGGTAACTAATGatcaatcattaaaagattatttagataatgtattaaaacaattatcagAATGGTTATTAAGTGGTGATGTTCAAAAATTGGTTTTAGTAATCACTGATATCGTTACAAAAGAGGTTTTAGAAAGATGGGTATTCGATGTTACAACTGATATTCCAAAAGAAGGAGA agCACCAAGACAAAAACCAGAAAAAGAGATAATGAATGAAATTCAAGCAATTATTAGACAAATTACAGCAAGTGTTACATTTTTACCACTTTTACCAAATGCATGtacatttgatttattagtATATACAAGTAAAGATTTAGCAGTACCTCAAAAATGGGAAGAATCTGATCCAAAATTCATAACAAATTCACAACAAGTTAAACTTAGATcttttacaacaacaattcaTAAAGTTGAAAGTATGGTTGCctataaaatttcaaatgattaa
- the alyD-1 gene encoding hypothetical protein gives MRLLVTLILLIFVLTVSGQYSCSNPCYGNMCCSIPSNNEYYLTTFCDESTACGTPCSAQTYFTADSQRFGCGVTLTICSTSGGSTTTGGTGSAGTSTSSGSGSGSGSGSGSGSGSGSGTSGSSSSGSSSGSGSGSSSGSGGSSGSGSGSTMETGGFYGVCVKAITIDAGPNISVEEEAGMAIIDASSQICQDLFGSSSCGWSDKRSITAVQSSVEDGFPVNKPFNVTFEDYNKIISNSLILDQQCSNKNNCKYNKLELMK, from the exons atgagaCTCTTGGTAACTTTGATTTTacttatttttgttttaaccGTTAGTGGTCAATATAGTTGTAGTAACCCATGCTATGGTAATATGTGTTGCTCTATTCCAAGCAATAATGAATATTATCTTACTACTTTTTGTGATGAATCTACTGCCTGTGGAACTCCATGTTCAGCCCAAACTTACTTT ACTGCAGATAGTCAACGTTTTGGTTGTGGTGTAACATTAACAATTTGTTCAACAAGTGGTggttcaacaacaactggTGGAACAGGTTCTGCAGGTACCTCAACTTCAAGCGGAAGTGGAAGTGgaagtggtagtggtagtggtagtggaaGTGGAAGTGGAAGTGGTACATCAGGTAGTTCTTCAAGTGGTAGTTCAAGTGGAAGTGGTAGTGGCAGTTCAAGTGGAAGTGGTGGTTCAAGTGGAAGCGGTAGTGGCTCAACTATGGAAACTGGAGG tttcTATGGTGTTTGTGTTAAAGCAATTACTATTGATGCTGGTCCAAATATTAGTGTTGAAGAAGAAGCAGGTATGGCAATTATTGATGCATCATCACAAATTTGTCAAGATCTCTTTGGTTCATCATCATGTGGTTGGTCTGATAAAAGATCAATTACAGCCGTCCAATCATCTGTTGAAGATGGATTCCCAGTTAACAAACCATTCAATGTCACTTTTGaagattataataaaatcatttcaaatagtttaattttagatCAACAatgttcaaataaaaataattgtaaatataataaattagaattaatgaaataa